The DNA window GATAATCCAAGGCCTGGAATGGCGAAAGTATGGCGCTGGTTACACCGGGCCGGCTTTCGTTGACGCAGCTATATTTGCGGTTACAAAAATTACACTGGATATTGCATTTTGCCGCCACCGGCAGGTGAATACGCCCGGTACTGTGCCGTGCTTCGCTGTTAAAACAGGGATGTTTTGTATAGTCAATCGTTTCCATATGTCCCGCAATCATAGGTAGGTGTACCCCTTGTCAAATTGATCCTGCTTAGCTTCCATGAGGGCGTTGCAAATAAGATCAAAAAGGTTCAATGTTCCCCGATACCCCAGATGGAGAATACGCTGTCCGCCTATCCGGTCATGGATGGGAAAACCGCAGCGTACCAGTGGTATCTTCAGTTCCCGGGAAAGGTAGAGACCCTTACTGTGGCCTAAAATAAAATCAGGCGCCAGGGTTCGGGCGCGATCCAGGATAGTAACAAAGTCCGCGTCGTCCAGTATTTCAGTTTCCCGGCGCGTGTTCCGGAGCGACCCCCGGACACGTTCCTTGAAGCCCTGACTTGCGGCGCCTGTGGCGGCAATTACCGGGATCACCCCGATTTCATCCAGGAAGGACGCCAGGGCAACCACAAAATCTTCCTCGCCGTAGATCACCGCCCGCTTTCCGTTTACGTATTTGTGTCCGTCTATATACGTATCAATAAGCCGGGCCCGTTGTTTGGTCCAGATCTCCGGAATAGGTTTACCGCTTATTTCAGAAAGGGCATTGAAAAAAACATCACTATTCTCAATGCCGATGGGAAGATCCCGTCTGAACAGGGGAACCGCATGGGTATCCGCCAGCCACTTCCCCGCATCGGTCTTTCCCGGCGGCATACCGAGGTACACCGTTCCTGCGGCCTCCCCCATTAAGGCGATATCCTCAATTTTTGTGCCCCCCAGAGGAAGCTTCTGGTACGTTTCCCAGGTTCCGCCGTCAAGACTTTCGGAATAGTCCGGTAACAGCGTGTAGGGTACGTTAAAGGATTGCAGGATACTGTGCAGTTCCCGTAGATCCCCGGTGGATACAAAACCTGATACGAGGTTAATACGATCCGTCTTCCGCTTCTCTTCAACAGCTAAGGTGCTCACCGCCGCATGGATCGCTTCATGGAAGCCGTCCATATGGGTACCCTTATAACTTGGGGTAGAAGCATAGAACAGAACCGGGTTAATGCCCTTCGTATCCCTGGCGCCTTTTTCCCGGGATGCCAGATACTGCCTTAGGTACATGGGTACGTCCTCGCCTATGGTTTCGGCGAGACAGGTGGAGGTGATGCCTATGGCGCTGGGCTTATAGGAGCGGCTTACGTTATCCAGAGCGGTAAAAAGGTTCTCCCTGCCGCCAAAAATCGCCGTGGACTCCACAAAATTTGACGAGGCGATATCGATGGGTTCCCGAAAGTGACTTATCCCATACCGGCGTATATAGGTGGAGCAGCCCTGGGATCCGTGGATCAGGGGGATGCAGCCTTCAATACCCCGCAGTACCAGACATGCCCCCAGGGGCGAGCAGAGTTTACAGGCATTTCGGGTGGATGTGTAGTTTTCTTCTTTCATAACCTGGGTCATACCAAGCGCTCCTTAGCAACCCGGGCAGTTTCCGCAGCTTTTATACGCGCCGGGGAATACTTCCACACCGGGCTCGTCACCGAGGTATGGACCTCCCGGGCAAAATTAAGCATCCCATCGTAGCCCGCCAGCGCTTCCTTACGCTCGTGGTTGTGGTCGCAGAAACCAATTCCCATCTTGTAGGCTATGGGCCGTTCCTTAACGCCGCCTATCAATAAATCTGCGCCCTTTTCTAAAATAAACCCCGATAGTTCCAGCGGATTAGTATCATCTAAAATGATGGTCCCCTCGTTGGTAATTTCCTTGAGGTAGTCGTAGTCTTCGGGCGAACCGGTTTGGGAGCCCACAACCACGGTTTCCATACCCAGATGACGCAGGGCCTTAACCATGGAGAAGGCCTTGAAGGAACCTCCCACATAGACCCCGGCTTTTTTTCCTTCCAGATCTTTCCGGTATTCCGTAAGCTTAGGTAATAATTTATTTACTTCGGATTTTACCAGCTCCCGGGTGTTATCCAGTATTTTGTCGTCCTTAAAAAATTCCGCCACATCGTAGAGAGCCTTGCTCATATCCTCTATTCCAAAATAGGAAACCCGGATATAGGGGATGCCGTACTTTTCCTCCATCATTTTCGCCAGATAGGTCATGGAGCCGGAACACTGTACCACATTGAGCTTAGCCCTGTGCGCCCTGCCTATCTCCGCTACCCTTCCGTCCCCGGTGATACAGGAGGCAACATTCACCCCCATGCGTTTGTAGTAATCTTTTATGATCCAGGTTTCCCCGGCTAAATTAAATTCACCAAGAATATTAATACTAAATTTCGGTACCGGTGTGATGTCATCCTTCCCGGTCAGTTTGAACACCGCTTCGCAGGCCGCCTTGTAACCATCCTTCTTCGTACCCTTAAAGCCTTCGGAATGGACCGGGATAACCGGTATGCCAACCTCTTTTTCTACCTTTGCACATACCGCCTCCACATCATCCCCGATAAGGCCGATGATGCAGGTGCAGTAAACAAAGGCTGCGTTAGGTTTATAGGCCCCAATCAACTCCTTCAAAGCGGCGTACAGTTTTTTTTCCCCCCCGTAGATAACATCATTTTCCCGGAGGTCCGTAGAGAAACTAAGGCGGTGTAATTCCGGGCCGCTGGATAGTGAGCCCCGTAATTCCCAGGTATAGGCTGCGCACCCTATGGGCCCGTGGATAAGATGTACCGCATCGGCAATGGGATACAATACCACCCGGGATCCGCAGAACACACAAGCCCGCTGGCTCACGGACCCCGCAGTACTGGGTTTTTCACATTCGATGGTAAAGACATCCTTACCCTTTTCGAGAACCTGCTGTTTCCGTGCCGCCAATATTTCTACCATACACTCCTCACATTACCAGTTCAAACTTTTCTTCCGGCGCGTCCCGGTCCTGACGTTCCATAAGGATATCAAGAACCTTGATTAGCAGATTAAGTCCCCCGCGATAGCCCGTGATAGGTACGTAGGAATGGCCGATACGGTCATAGATGGGGAACGCTGTCCGGATCAGCGGGATGTCCATGTCCCGGGAGATATATTTGCAGTAGGTATTTCCAAAGAGCAGGTCCGGCCTGTCGTTTTGCAGGAGCTGGTGGAGATAAAAGAGATCCGCCTGGGCGCCGGACTTAACTATTGTGCCTTCGCCGGTCAATTCCTTCATACGCCGGTCCCACTTGGCCCCCGCGGGGGTACCGGTAACAACGTGAAGGATACGCATCCCCGCATCCTTACAAAACTGAACCAGGCCGTAGAGGGTATCCGGATCGCCCATGAGGGAAACCTTTTTTCCATATACGTACTGGGCTTTGTCGCAAAGCACATCCACCAGCTGACCCCGTTCAGTATTAATGCTTTCCGGAACCGTAACCCCCGCAGTCTTCCGCAGGGTATCCACAAAAGCGTCGGTGGCGGTGATCCCAATGGGCAGGTCGAGGATATCGGTCTTGACTTTACACTTGGTGTCCAGGAGCTGGGCCGCCTGGAAAGTACCCACGCGGCCCAGGGCAATGGCGCTCCGGGAATCACCGGAGGCCCGGATCAGTTCCTTGGGGGTACCGCCCTTGGGATACATGTGAAACTTGCCGTCCATGGGGGCGTTAACCACACCGCTGGTATCAGGGTACATGATGTACTGAACACCCATCTCCGCAGCAATATGTTTAATCTCGCTCATATCACTGGGTTCGATAAACGAGGGCAGAAGGGTAACGTAATTATTCTTTGCGCCGGTCTTTTCTGCAAAGTTTTGTACCATAGCGGTAAGCATATTTGCATAACCGGTAACATGGGAACCCTTAAAGCTCGGGGTACTGGCAAACATCACCGTCTTTCCCGGGGGTATCTTGTTGTCCACAATCGCCCGGTTAATGATCTGCTTGAGATCGTCCCCGATAACTTCGGAAAGACAGGTAGTGTTTACCGCAATGATATCCGGATCGTAGAGGGTAAAGATATTGTTGATCGACTCCAGCATATTGGACTGGCCGCCGAATACCGACGCCCCCTCGGTAAAGGATGAGGTACTGCCCATGATAGGTTCCGCATAGTGCCGGGTCAGGGCGCTACGGTGATAGGCGCAGCATCCCTGCGATCCGTGGCTGTGCGGCAGGCAGCGGTGAATACCCAGGGCAGCGTACATGGCCCCCACGGGCTGGCAGGTTTTTGCCGGATTAATAGTCAGGGCGCTCCGCTCAACAATTTCCTTTGGCGTATGTCTTAAAAGCATGGTTTCTCCTTCCTTTTCCTAACTATTGAAGCCGTAGGTGGCGGAAAGCTCGGGATCCGTATCCCAGGGGGCTTTCGTAAATTTAAAGGCATTACAGTTGAGCAGCCGATCAATCTCTCGGTAGAAATTCACCGCTCCCTTGTAACCCGCGAAGGGACCCATATAGTCGTAGCTGTGGAGCTGCTTCATGGGGATACCCCGTTTCTGCACCACATACTTTTCCTTCACACCGGCGCAAACCAGATCCGGATGGAACCGATCCAGCAGTTCTTCTAATTCGTAGTGATTACAGTCGTCAATAATCAAGGTTTCTCCGGGCATCTCGCTCATCATGCCGTGATAGTCCGCAAACTCAAAACCATCCTTTTCCCGCTTTGCCCGCTCCTCTGCGCTGATCCGCGGCTTGTACCGTTTTGGATCCGCTTCAATGGTAAGCTCCTCAATGTTTCGGGAATCGGCGTCAATTACAATGGAGCCAAGAACCTTCCTGCCTTCGTAGTCATCCCTATGGGCAAATTCGTAACCCGCAGAAAGAATATTAAGACCGATCTCCCCAAGCAGTTCCTGGTAGTGGTGCGCCCGGGAACCGCCGACATACAACACTGCGGTTTTCCCCTCACAGCGGGACTTTACATCAAGCCGGACTTTTTCCACCTCCGCCATTTCCCGCTCTATCACCGCCTCGGTTTTCTTGATAAGCTCATCGTCCTGATAGAACTGGGCGATCTTCCGCAGGGATTTTGACGTGGCCTCGGCGCCCACAAAGTTCACCTTGAACCATGGGATGCCGTATTTCTTGTCCATCATTTCCGCCAGGTAGTTAATAGACCGGTGACACATAACCACGTTGAGGTCCACATTCTGGGCGGAAGAAAATTCCTCGTAGGTAGAGTTCCCCGAAAAGGTGGAATGGAGGGTTAGACCGCAGTCCGCCACAATCCGCTCTATCTCAAAGGCATCCCCGCCGATATTGTATTCACCGAGGATGTTGAGTTTAAATTTCCCCGGCTTAGTAAAGGTGTCATTTATACCGACCACATCGGTAAAAACCTTATTGTTCGCCACATGGTGGCCCGCGGACTGGCTGACCCCTTTATAGCCTTCGCAGGAAAACCCGAATATGTTGATGTCCGGATACTTTTCTTCCATGGCCCGGGCTACGGCGTGAACATCGTCACCGATAAGCCCCACCGGGCAGGTAGCAAATATACCGATAGCCTTGGGGTGGAATATCGCCACCGCTTCGTCAATTGCGGCGCGCAATTTTTTTTCGCCCCCAAAGATGATCTCGTCTTCCTGCAGATCCGTGGACATGGCATAGGTTATGTAGTTTTCATCCTGATCCGTAACGGGCTTCGTTTGGTTCCGCCGGGTAAGCCAGCTGTAGAACCCACACCCTATGGGGCCGTGGGTTATCTGCAAAATATCCCTGGTTGGACCTAAAACAACGCCCTTACATCCTGCATACGCGCAGCCCCGCATGGTGATAATACCCGGAATAGTCCGGGAGTTCGCCAGAATCTCCGGCACGTCCTCTTTGTTTTCTACTTTATTTATTATAATCTGCTTTGAGCGCTTTTTAGCAACCTTGGACGAATATTTTTCGAGAACCTCGGTCTTGAACTCTTCCGCCGTGGGCGTTTCATGTACTACTGGCATATAAAAATTCTCCTTAAGAGTATGATGAAACATTTACACCGTAAATGTTTCACTGATCCAGAATCTCATCTCCGGATTCTCCGGTACGTACCCGGTGAGCATTGGTCACGGGCATGA is part of the Treponema primitia ZAS-1 genome and encodes:
- a CDS encoding nitrogenase component 1, with the translated sequence MTQVMKEENYTSTRNACKLCSPLGACLVLRGIEGCIPLIHGSQGCSTYIRRYGISHFREPIDIASSNFVESTAIFGGRENLFTALDNVSRSYKPSAIGITSTCLAETIGEDVPMYLRQYLASREKGARDTKGINPVLFYASTPSYKGTHMDGFHEAIHAAVSTLAVEEKRKTDRINLVSGFVSTGDLRELHSILQSFNVPYTLLPDYSESLDGGTWETYQKLPLGGTKIEDIALMGEAAGTVYLGMPPGKTDAGKWLADTHAVPLFRRDLPIGIENSDVFFNALSEISGKPIPEIWTKQRARLIDTYIDGHKYVNGKRAVIYGEEDFVVALASFLDEIGVIPVIAATGAASQGFKERVRGSLRNTRRETEILDDADFVTILDRARTLAPDFILGHSKGLYLSRELKIPLVRCGFPIHDRIGGQRILHLGYRGTLNLFDLICNALMEAKQDQFDKGYTYL
- the nifE gene encoding nitrogenase iron-molybdenum cofactor biosynthesis protein NifE translates to MVEILAARKQQVLEKGKDVFTIECEKPSTAGSVSQRACVFCGSRVVLYPIADAVHLIHGPIGCAAYTWELRGSLSSGPELHRLSFSTDLRENDVIYGGEKKLYAALKELIGAYKPNAAFVYCTCIIGLIGDDVEAVCAKVEKEVGIPVIPVHSEGFKGTKKDGYKAACEAVFKLTGKDDITPVPKFSINILGEFNLAGETWIIKDYYKRMGVNVASCITGDGRVAEIGRAHRAKLNVVQCSGSMTYLAKMMEEKYGIPYIRVSYFGIEDMSKALYDVAEFFKDDKILDNTRELVKSEVNKLLPKLTEYRKDLEGKKAGVYVGGSFKAFSMVKALRHLGMETVVVGSQTGSPEDYDYLKEITNEGTIILDDTNPLELSGFILEKGADLLIGGVKERPIAYKMGIGFCDHNHERKEALAGYDGMLNFAREVHTSVTSPVWKYSPARIKAAETARVAKERLV
- a CDS encoding nitrogenase component 1, producing the protein MLLRHTPKEIVERSALTINPAKTCQPVGAMYAALGIHRCLPHSHGSQGCCAYHRSALTRHYAEPIMGSTSSFTEGASVFGGQSNMLESINNIFTLYDPDIIAVNTTCLSEVIGDDLKQIINRAIVDNKIPPGKTVMFASTPSFKGSHVTGYANMLTAMVQNFAEKTGAKNNYVTLLPSFIEPSDMSEIKHIAAEMGVQYIMYPDTSGVVNAPMDGKFHMYPKGGTPKELIRASGDSRSAIALGRVGTFQAAQLLDTKCKVKTDILDLPIGITATDAFVDTLRKTAGVTVPESINTERGQLVDVLCDKAQYVYGKKVSLMGDPDTLYGLVQFCKDAGMRILHVVTGTPAGAKWDRRMKELTGEGTIVKSGAQADLFYLHQLLQNDRPDLLFGNTYCKYISRDMDIPLIRTAFPIYDRIGHSYVPITGYRGGLNLLIKVLDILMERQDRDAPEEKFELVM
- a CDS encoding nitrogenase component I subunit alpha, with the translated sequence MPVVHETPTAEEFKTEVLEKYSSKVAKKRSKQIIINKVENKEDVPEILANSRTIPGIITMRGCAYAGCKGVVLGPTRDILQITHGPIGCGFYSWLTRRNQTKPVTDQDENYITYAMSTDLQEDEIIFGGEKKLRAAIDEAVAIFHPKAIGIFATCPVGLIGDDVHAVARAMEEKYPDINIFGFSCEGYKGVSQSAGHHVANNKVFTDVVGINDTFTKPGKFKLNILGEYNIGGDAFEIERIVADCGLTLHSTFSGNSTYEEFSSAQNVDLNVVMCHRSINYLAEMMDKKYGIPWFKVNFVGAEATSKSLRKIAQFYQDDELIKKTEAVIEREMAEVEKVRLDVKSRCEGKTAVLYVGGSRAHHYQELLGEIGLNILSAGYEFAHRDDYEGRKVLGSIVIDADSRNIEELTIEADPKRYKPRISAEERAKREKDGFEFADYHGMMSEMPGETLIIDDCNHYELEELLDRFHPDLVCAGVKEKYVVQKRGIPMKQLHSYDYMGPFAGYKGAVNFYREIDRLLNCNAFKFTKAPWDTDPELSATYGFNS